From the Ferrigenium kumadai genome, one window contains:
- the rsmD gene encoding 16S rRNA (guanine(966)-N(2))-methyltransferase RsmD encodes MNKVRIIGGELRSRVITFPDAVGLRPTPDRVRETLFNWLGQTLYGRTCLDLFAGSGALGFEAASRGAEQVVMVEKNPVVERVLRDNIRKLGCANVAVRGQDGLEFARRETQRYDVIFLDPPFNSDYLPKLLEILPQRLSENGVVYMEAGAGLDVPQPWQVLKSGKAGQVHYQLIGLRNND; translated from the coding sequence ATAAATAAGGTACGCATCATCGGCGGCGAGTTGCGCAGCCGCGTCATCACCTTTCCCGACGCGGTCGGCCTGCGCCCCACGCCGGACCGCGTGCGCGAGACGCTGTTCAACTGGCTGGGCCAGACTTTGTACGGGCGTACCTGCCTCGACCTGTTCGCGGGCAGCGGGGCGCTGGGCTTCGAGGCCGCGTCGCGCGGCGCCGAGCAAGTGGTCATGGTGGAGAAAAACCCTGTCGTCGAGAGGGTGTTACGGGACAATATCCGTAAGTTGGGCTGCGCCAATGTAGCCGTACGGGGGCAGGATGGGCTAGAATTCGCGCGCCGTGAAACGCAGCGCTACGATGTGATCTTCCTCGACCCGCCGTTTAACAGTGATTACCTCCCCAAACTGCTGGAAATCCTGCCGCAACGCCTCAGCGAAAACGGCGTGGTGTATATGGAAGCCGGCGCGGGGCTGGACGTGCCACAGCCCTGGCAGGTGCTCAAGTCGGGCAAGGCGGGGCAGGTGCATTACCAATTGATAGGTTTACGCAACAATGATTAA